TCTTGAGCATATACTTCAGCAATTGCACGCAAGATGGAGTTCGAGCCAAATACTAGGTCGATACGCGTTGCAGTGCCGGCTGATTCGCCTGTTGCAAGGTTTTTGCCTTCGTATTTGTTGAACTCTACCGGTGACCATTCGATGTCCATATCCAATAGCTTCGTGAAGAAGTCGTTGGTCAAGACGCCAACGTTATCAGTCAAGACGCCTGCTGTAGAACCTTCGTGGTTTGCGCCAAGTGCGCGCATGCCGCCGACAAGAGCAGTCATTTCCGGAGCTGTCAGGCCAAGCAATTGTGCTTTATCCAACAACATTTCTTCCGGGCTCGTTGCGTATTCTTTCTTGTGGAAGTTTCTGAAACCGTCAGATAGTGGCTCAAGAACTTTGAAGCTTTCAGCATCCGTCTGCTCTTCAAGAGCGTCTCCGCGGCCTTGTGCGAATGGAACTTCGATATCGAAGCCAGCTGCTTTCACTGCTTGTTCGATCGCTGCGTTACCGCCAAGGACGATCAAGTCAGCGATGCTCACTTTATCGCCTGTTTCTGCTTTCAATTCCTCATAGAAGCTGAGCACTTTTTCCAATTCTTGCGGCTCGTTAGCATCCCAGCTGCGCTGAGGTGCAAAGCGGATACGCGCTCCGTTGGCACCGCCGCGTTTGTCTGAACCGCGGTATGTGCTGGCAGAAGCCCACGCTGTTTTGACAAGCTGCTGCGGGTTAATACCGCTCTCGAGGATTTTCGCTTTCAGTTCATCGAGTTCTTTGTCTTTCAACGTTGCTGGCGCTGCTGGTGTTGGATCTTGCCAAATTAACTCTTCTTCTGGAACTTCTGGTCCCCAGTAGCGGACTTTCGGGCCCATATCGCGGTGAAGAAGTTTGAACCAGGCACGCGCAAACGCATCTTGGAACTCGTCCATGTTTTCATAATAACGGCGAGAGATTTTTTCGTATTCTGGATCTACGCGAAGCGCCATATCAGCAGTTGTCATCATTGTTTTCACTTTGATCGAAGAATCTTCTGCATCTGGTGCCATCTGGCCTTCGGATAGATCTACTGCTGTCCATTGGTAAGCGCCGGCAGGAGATTTTGTCAATTCCCACTCATAGCCTAGCAATTGCTCGTAATAGCCGTTATCCCATTGAGTCGGATTAGCCGTCCATGCCCCTTCGATACCACTTGAAATCGTGTCGCGGCCTTTTCCAGAGCCGTGTGTGCTCTTCCAGCCAATGCCCATGTTTTCCATGACTGCCGCTTCCGGATCGTCACCTACGTTGGAAGGATCTCCAGCGCCGTGTGCTTTACCGAATGTGTGGCCGCCTGCGATCAAGGCAACCGTTTCTTCGTCGTTCATCCCCATACGGGAGAAGGTTTCACGGATATCTCTTGCACTTGCAAGTGGATCCGGTTTGCCGTTTGGTCCTTCTGGATTTACATAGATCAAGCCCATTTCAACGGCTGCCAACGGGTTTTCCAATTCGCGGTCGCCTGAATAACGGTTATCCGTCAACCACTCTTTTTCATTACCCCAGTAGACGTCTTCTTCAGGCGCCCAAATATCTTCACGGCCTGCGCCGAATCCGAAGGTTTTGAAGCCCATGGATTCAAGTGCCACGTTGCCTGTTAGGACAAGCAAGTCAGCCCATGAAATTTTGTTTCCGTATTTTTTCTTGATCGGCCAAAGCAAACGGCGCGCTTTGTCCAAGTTGACGTTATCCGGCCAGCTGTTAAGCGGCGCGAAACGTTGGTTGCCTGTAGAACCGCCTCCGCGGCCGTCCATTGTGCGGTAAGTACCCGCAGCGTGCCAAGACATACGGATGAACAATCCGCCGTAATGGCCGTAATCCGCTGGCCACCAATCCTGGCTGTCGGTCATCAAGTCACGAAGATCTTGTTTTAATGCATCGTAATCCAATTTCTCGAATTCCGTTTGGTAGTCAAATTCGTCCCCTAGAGGGTTTGTTTTCGTATCATGCTGGTGCAAAATGTTGATATTCAACATATTCGGCCACCAGTCTTTATTTTGTGTTTTGCCTGGTTTATTCGAAGTCGTGATGGCGCTATCCTGATGTCCACCTGTTTGGCTCGTCGGTTGGCCGCTTCCTGCTCCCGTGAATGGGCATTGTGCATCTGATGCTGCAGTGTGGCGCTTTTGGTCGTTGTTATCCATCTGTTAAAAACCTCCTAATGAATGTATTGCTAGTTAATGCTCACGTGGTTTAAAGCAATCAACTACGTATAATCATTCTTACATTAGAATTATACTAAACTAGAACCGAACTGAACAGCAATATGGTAAAAAACACGATACTTTTTTTGCAGCCCTCTGCAACTCGCGCTTTTTCAATAACTGGCACAGACTTTGTTTCGGCCTGTTCGCTTCGCTCTATACAAATACTCATCTGCTTTTTCAACAATATGAGCGGTATCAGCCACAGTTTCTGGGTAGGTGGCAACGCCGATTGAGATGGTAATGGAGATGGAATGGCTTGGAGATACTCTGAATTTATGGTTTTCGACTGCCTTCCTGATGTTTTCTGCAATAACAATTGCTTTTTCATGCGGACAGTCTGGAAGAATAACGGAGAATTCCTCTCCGCCATTTCTTGAAACGATATCTACTGAGCGGCTGGCGCTTTTCAACACTTTGCCGAGCTCAATTAGAATTTTGTCTCCCACCGGATGCCCATAAGTATCGTTGACCGTTTTGAAATGGTCGATATCAACGATCAGCAACGATAATTTTTCATCTTTCTCAACGGCACTCCGAATCAGTTCATTCCAAATTGCATCAAATTGACGGACGTTGTTCAAGCCTGTCAGGAAGTCAGTAGTCGACTCTTGTTCGTATTTCATTAACAGGTATTGGGTTTTCCGAATGTATTCCACGAAAAAAATTGCGGTGATGCCGCCAACAATTGAGACCAGCCAATAAGACGGCAGTAAGTCCCTCAATATTACGGGATCCTGTATAAGCACGGTGATGATGATGCTGAAGACAATATTGGAGAAAATAATCATCACAAATCCCATTTGATAGGGAGTTGCACGCTGCTGACGGCTGCTAAAAAATTTCCGGATCGCCAGAAAGCCGATGATTAAAATAACCATTAAAATCGTTGCAGCCAGTGCAGAGGTATTGACCCCGAGCAAAAAGCGTCCCAGGATAATGAGCACCGCACTGAGCATCGCTTGTGGCGGCCCTAGGAAAATCAGCAAGAGCATGACCGGGATAAAGCGTAAATCGACAATCGTTTCGGTACCTACTTGAATGGAAAAATACATTAGCAACAGTCCTAAGAGGCCACCGGCAAACCCATCAATCGCGATCGCCTTTTTAGCAGGCATAGTCTCCAGGCCGATTCTGTTCCTCAATTGCAAATAAATGAAAATCAATGCAATGAGCACAGACAAATTGATAAACAAATCTTCAAATAACAATAGCAATGCGTATTCTCCCCTCAGCGGCAAATGGCTCTTTTCTATTTTACGATCACAGGCTTCGCGTCCTATCATTGTTTCTGACTATAAAACTGAAGCGTGTGGTTTGCAGGTCTTTCTCAACCCTTACACTTATTTTACTTCAAAATCGATTTTTTAGTTTCTTTTGTATGTAAATTTGTTAGATATTTCATTTTCTCTACTCTCATTTTCAAGTCCACACTCATATTCGCAAAGTTCTACCTTTGTTAGGTGGATATTTCTACTTTTGTTAGGTAGATATTTCTACCTTTGTTAGGTAGAAGTTTGCGAGGATGAAAACTCATCAGGAAACCGTGGTCTCCACTGAAAACCGAAAAAGGCATCTTCTCTGTTTTCGTAAACAGGAAGATGCCTTTTTATGCATATAATGAATTCTTTGCAGCATCAGCTGGGGCGACGGTCACCCGTTCGATCCATTCTAAGGACTTGGCAACGATGACATCCAACTCGTAGTCCATTGACGCAATATGGTAGGAGTTATGCAGTTCATGCTTGCCCGCCTGTTCTGAACTGATCTTGCCGAGAAGGTAATCGGTGTTAGAAGGCGGCACGACATGGTCTTCAAGTGACTTGAAACACAAGACCGGGCAGCGAACTTCGCCAAGTTTTGCGCGGACAGCATCCAGATAGCCGAGCAATTGCTGATACGCTTTGACCGGCGCCTGCTCATAAGTGATTTCCACCGCGTCCACTTTTTTGATATCGGGCGCATCTTCTGTGACGTAAGTGTGGGCCGGCTGATGGCGGAAAGTTTCAAACTGGGGAATATCGATCGCCGGATTGATCAACGCGATCCCTTCAATTTCAGGATGGCGACTGGCCAGATCCAAACTTAAAGTGCCCCCCATTGATTGCCCGACGACAAAGACCTTTGCGCACGATTTTCTGAGTTCGGTATAGGCCCGCTCGACAGTCCCGAACCAGTCGTCATAAGAAAACTGTTCCAGATCCTTGTAATGAGTACCATGGCCCGGCAACCGTGGACAGGAAACCGTATAGCCTTGTTTTCCGAGCGCTTCGCCTAACTCTCTGACGCTTTGCGGCGTGCCAAGAAAACCATGGCACAATAAGATGCCGATGCTATGGCCTTTCAGAAAGAAAGCTTCCGCCCCTTCTATGACAGGATATTGTTCGTTCATGCAAGCCCTCCTCCAGTAATTTCAAAATAAAGCCAATTAGTTTCAGCCTTCAGTGCAACGAGTCAAAAAGCTTATTCATATTAGACTATATTTAAAACCTACTTGTCAACTAGGTTTTAAAAACCAGACGAGCAGGCGATGCTTTAAACTTCCGAAGCCTTCCCTTGGCGCGCCCACGACGCGATCGCTGCAATATCAGCGGGCGTCGTGCTGCAACAGCCGCCGATAATGTCAGCACCCGCTTGATACCAGGCTTTCGAATTGGCTGAAAACGCACTGGCCGATGGTTCTTCGCTCCAGGTTTTGCTTACCGGGTCGTAAGTGGCGCCGGAATTTGGATAGACGATGACCGGTTTCGAAGACGTGCTTTTCACTTCCTGGATCAAGGATTCGATAAACTGCGGCGCTGTGCAATTAATGCCGATCGCCGCCACTTGCGGTTGTTCCTCGAGCCATTTCGCACAATCCGCAATCAGCTTCCCGTCGCTGATATGGAACTCATCTTTCGCGCTGAATGTGAACCAGGCTGACACTTGCGGAAATTCTTCCAGCACGCTCACGATCGCTTTCGCTTCCACTAGGCAAGGCAAAGTTTCACAGGCCAAAATATCCGCCCCTGCTTCCACCAGCACCCGGATGCGCTCTCTATGAAATGTGGCCAATTGCTCTTCGCCGATTGCATAGCCGCCGCGGTATTCGGAACCGTCCGATAAAAACGCGCCATACGGGCCGACAGATGCCGCCACTAAAGGCTTCGGCCTGTCCGTTCGATTCGCCGCATCGTCCCAAAACTCATCGCGCGCTTGCGTCGCCAATTGGACGGACTTCGCGATCAACGCGATCGCTTGTGATTCTGTCAGCCCTCTTTCCCGGTAGCCTTCAATGGTCGCCTGGTAACTGGCTGTAATGGCACAGTCCGCCCCCGCCTGGAAATAATCCGCATGCACTTGCTTGATTAACTCCGGTTTTTCCATCAATATTTTCGCTGACCATAAGGAATCATTCAAATTGCATCCATAGTTTTCAAGCTCTGTCGCCATGGCCCCGTCCACGATCAGGACCGGGAACTCGTTCAATACCTGTTCAATCGGGTTCATCCCAAACCATCCTTCCG
This is a stretch of genomic DNA from Planococcus maritimus. It encodes these proteins:
- the katG gene encoding catalase/peroxidase HPI, with product MDNNDQKRHTAASDAQCPFTGAGSGQPTSQTGGHQDSAITTSNKPGKTQNKDWWPNMLNINILHQHDTKTNPLGDEFDYQTEFEKLDYDALKQDLRDLMTDSQDWWPADYGHYGGLFIRMSWHAAGTYRTMDGRGGGSTGNQRFAPLNSWPDNVNLDKARRLLWPIKKKYGNKISWADLLVLTGNVALESMGFKTFGFGAGREDIWAPEEDVYWGNEKEWLTDNRYSGDRELENPLAAVEMGLIYVNPEGPNGKPDPLASARDIRETFSRMGMNDEETVALIAGGHTFGKAHGAGDPSNVGDDPEAAVMENMGIGWKSTHGSGKGRDTISSGIEGAWTANPTQWDNGYYEQLLGYEWELTKSPAGAYQWTAVDLSEGQMAPDAEDSSIKVKTMMTTADMALRVDPEYEKISRRYYENMDEFQDAFARAWFKLLHRDMGPKVRYWGPEVPEEELIWQDPTPAAPATLKDKELDELKAKILESGINPQQLVKTAWASASTYRGSDKRGGANGARIRFAPQRSWDANEPQELEKVLSFYEELKAETGDKVSIADLIVLGGNAAIEQAVKAAGFDIEVPFAQGRGDALEEQTDAESFKVLEPLSDGFRNFHKKEYATSPEEMLLDKAQLLGLTAPEMTALVGGMRALGANHEGSTAGVLTDNVGVLTNDFFTKLLDMDIEWSPVEFNKYEGKNLATGESAGTATRIDLVFGSNSILRAIAEVYAQDDNKERFVRDFIKAWNKVMNADRFDLQN
- a CDS encoding GGDEF domain-containing protein, with product MLLLFEDLFINLSVLIALIFIYLQLRNRIGLETMPAKKAIAIDGFAGGLLGLLLMYFSIQVGTETIVDLRFIPVMLLLIFLGPPQAMLSAVLIILGRFLLGVNTSALAATILMVILIIGFLAIRKFFSSRQQRATPYQMGFVMIIFSNIVFSIIITVLIQDPVILRDLLPSYWLVSIVGGITAIFFVEYIRKTQYLLMKYEQESTTDFLTGLNNVRQFDAIWNELIRSAVEKDEKLSLLIVDIDHFKTVNDTYGHPVGDKILIELGKVLKSASRSVDIVSRNGGEEFSVILPDCPHEKAIVIAENIRKAVENHKFRVSPSHSISITISIGVATYPETVADTAHIVEKADEYLYRAKRTGRNKVCASY
- a CDS encoding alpha/beta hydrolase, whose protein sequence is MNEQYPVIEGAEAFFLKGHSIGILLCHGFLGTPQSVRELGEALGKQGYTVSCPRLPGHGTHYKDLEQFSYDDWFGTVERAYTELRKSCAKVFVVGQSMGGTLSLDLASRHPEIEGIALINPAIDIPQFETFRHQPAHTYVTEDAPDIKKVDAVEITYEQAPVKAYQQLLGYLDAVRAKLGEVRCPVLCFKSLEDHVVPPSNTDYLLGKISSEQAGKHELHNSYHIASMDYELDVIVAKSLEWIERVTVAPADAAKNSLYA
- the mmuM gene encoding homocysteine S-methyltransferase, which produces MNPIEQVLNEFPVLIVDGAMATELENYGCNLNDSLWSAKILMEKPELIKQVHADYFQAGADCAITASYQATIEGYRERGLTESQAIALIAKSVQLATQARDEFWDDAANRTDRPKPLVAASVGPYGAFLSDGSEYRGGYAIGEEQLATFHRERIRVLVEAGADILACETLPCLVEAKAIVSVLEEFPQVSAWFTFSAKDEFHISDGKLIADCAKWLEEQPQVAAIGINCTAPQFIESLIQEVKSTSSKPVIVYPNSGATYDPVSKTWSEEPSASAFSANSKAWYQAGADIIGGCCSTTPADIAAIASWARQGKASEV